The sequence AACTATATTTCATTTTATTCCCACTGATTTTTTCACACAACTCAATACCCTCTAACATACTGCAATTTGAAAATCTTCCTCCTCCAGCATTATAAACCTCTCCCGCTCTTGGATTTTGATAAAATTCCAAAAACATACTTACTAAGTCATAACTATGTATATTATCTCTTACCTGTTTACCTTCATATCCAAAAATAGTATAATGGTTTTCGGATATAGCGCATTTCATGAGATAAGACAAAAAGCCATGTAATTGTGCACCTGAATGGTTAGGGCCTGTCAAGCATCCTCCTCTGAAAACACCAGTTTTTATTCCAAAGTATTTACCGTACTCTTGCACCATTATATCAGCAGCAACCTTGCTTGCCCCAAAAACAGAGTGTTTTGTATTGTCAATGCTCATATTTTCATCAATTCCATGCTTAAAATAAATGTGATCCTGCGCTATTTCCCATCTTTTATCTAATTCAATTAAGGGTAAATAATTGGGAGTATCACCGTAAACTTTATTTGTTGATGTAAATATAAAAACTGCATCAGGACAATTTATTCTGCACAATTCCAGCATATTAAGTGTTCCCGTGGCATTCACCCCAAAATCAGTAAGAGGTTCTTTTGCTGCCCAATCATGACTTGGTTGAGCAGCAGTATGAATAATAAGTTTAATCTCATTACTATATTCTTTAAATATTTTTTCCAATGATATATAATCACGTATATCAATATTATGTGTAATGAAATTTGAAAATTTTTCCTTTAATCTCAATTTATTCCACTCTGTGGAACTTTCTGTTCCGAAAAAATAAGAACGAAGATTATTGTCAATTCCAATAATTAAGTCGAATTTATTCGCAAAAAACTCAACTGATTCTCCACCAATGAGGCCAGAAGAGCCGGTAATTAAAGCTATCTTCATTGTTAATTTAGTATTTTTTTTAAGTTTGTTTCATTCGCATTAATCCATTCAAAAACGTCTATTAAAATTTCTTTTGCCGATATTTCAGGTTTCCATCCTGAAACAGAAGTTATTTTTGAATTGTCAGTTATATATAATGGAATATCAGCGATTCTATTTTCTGCTATACTTTTGATCTTAATATTATTTCCTGTTATTTCTTCACACAAAGATGTTAATTCTCTCAAGGACACGCTAATGTTTTCACCTCCTCCAACATTATAAATTTCTTTATTATATTTATCAATGTCATTCATTTGAATTTTAATTAACTTATATAAATCTGAAACATGAATAATATCGCGCAGTTGTTTACCTTCTCCACCAAATCCGATATAGGATAATTCCTTTTTCCAATAATGTTTTGCCAGCCAAAGCACCACTACTCCCTGGTCAATTTTACCCATTTGCCATGGCCCCGTTATAACACCACACCGATTAATAACAGATTTGAGTCCATAAAATTCAGCATACTCCTGAATAAACTGTTCCGAAGATAATTTGCTTGTACCATAAAAGGATCTAAATCCATTTATTGGAAACTTTTCATTAATGCCATTTTTTGAAACCCCAGGAATATTTTGATTGTTTAATATATTAAATCTCGTTTCTCCGTTTTCATATAAAATCTCATTAAGACTTGATACTGGATAAATTCTACTGGTTGATAAAAAAATAAAATTTGCTTTATGTTTGACGGCAAAATTTAAACAGTTTATTGTTCCTAGTAAATTAGTATTAATTACATAGTCAGTTGTTGAATTAATTCCAGATAATACGGAAGGTTCCGCTGCAGCCTCAATCAAAGTCGAAATTTCACCTATTTCATTAAAATCCTCTTTATTTCGGATATCTCCATGCATAAACTCAACACCTATTTCCCTGAGCCTTGAAATATTTAATTCAGAACCCATTCTTTTAAGATTGTCAAAAGCAATTATTCGAGTATCCGGATAATCTCTTTTAAAATTAATGGCAAGGTTAGATCCAACAAAGCCGCACCCTCCTGTTATTAAAATAGTCTTCATATTTGTGTATTTAAGCTATGGATATTGCAAAATTAGTTCAAACTAAAACTTATTCATTACTTCCACTACTTTTTGAACATCTTCTTTACTATGAAAAAATGATATGGGCAAACTTAATGTTGTATTATGGATCTCTTCACTAATCGGAAATTTTTGCTCAGCAAACAGATTCTTCAATGCCACCTGGTTATTAGGAGAAACAGGATAATGAATTTCAGTTTTAATATTATTTTCCAATAAATATTCTTTCAATTCATTGCGCCTGGAATGCCGTATGCAGAAAATATGGTATACATCAAAATAATCCGTATGAACCACAGGTTTAATAAAATCCGATTTCAATTCATTTAAATAAATCGAGGCTAGTTGTCGCTTATGCTCGTTTATTTCATTCAGGCGTTTTAATTTAACTGAAAGAAAAGCAGCCTGAACTTCATCCAAACGAGAATTATAACCAACCAACTCGTTGTAATACTTCTTATCTGAGCCATAATTTCTCAATCTCCGTATAATTCCGGCTAATTTATTATCATTACAAACGATAGCACCTGCATCACCAAGAGCTCCTAAATTTTTTGTTGGATAAAAACTGAAAGCTCCAAATTCACCGAACGTACCGGTATGTTTATTTTTATATGTTGCACCATGAGATTGTGCACAATCTTCAATCAGCTTAAGGTCATATTTTTTACACAAAGCAATAATAGGATCCATATCGCATGATTTGCCATACAAATGAACTACAACAATTGCTTTTGTTTTTTTTGTAATACTTGCCTCTATTTTTGTTGGATCTATGTTATAAGTTTCAATAGAAGGCTCAACAAGCACAGGTTTCATATTGTTTTGCAGAACACTTATTATCGTTGCAATATAGGTGTTGGAGGGTACTATTATTTCACTCTGAGGTTCAAAATTAAATGCGGCAATGGACAGTGTAATAGCATCAAGGCCAGAGGCAACACCAATGCAATTTGAAATTGAATTATAGGCGGCAAATTCCTGTTCGAATTTTTTTACATTTTCGCCCAAAACATACCAGCCAGAATTTAATACAGTTGCAAAACTCGAAGCAAATTCCTTATGGAATGATGCGTTTAGCAATGCCAGGCTTTCATATTCAATCATTGTACTTGTCATATATATAATCGTTTTGTTCGAAATATTCTGATGCCAGAACCATTAGTATTGCATCAGCTGAAAAACTATGCATTTGATGCCAATCCTCTGGCTGAAGAATTAAACATTTATCCGGAGAGTCCAGCAAAAATTCTTCTTTCTTTTCATTATTATCGTTAAAAATGGTGCAGCTACCTTTAATGCAAACGGCAGCTTGTATTGTCTTTACATGGCGGTGGCCACCTCGTATTGACTCATCAACTCCATAAATGTAAAAAATACGTTTTATATCAAAAGGAATAACCCTTTCAATTACTGTAAGATTACCACGTTTATCTGTAAAAGTCTTTAAGTTTAATACAAAGGCCATAGAAAGAAAATGTTTAAAATTGTATGAATTTTATTCTCCTTTAAACTTCATTTTTAATTTTAAAAAAGAAAGTTTTAAATTCTGCATTGTTAATGTTTATTGTCTCTTCCGATTTATTGTCAAATATCAGATCATAATATTTTAAAAAATAATTCAAAAGCTTCTGCTCATTTAAAATCCAACATGCATATTTTGCCTGGTAGATATTTTTGGGAACAGTTTGAATTGTAATCCTGTCATTACCTTTAACAAGTAAAGGGGCACGGTTAATTACAATAAATTCTATTTTTTTTGAAACCAAATAATCAATAAACTCATAAGGTTTTTCTAAATATTGCAAAACGGATGAAAGTAATAAAACATCAATCTTATAACTAGCCATACAGTTTTCAACATCATAAAAAAAATGCAGTTGATCATCTGCAAAGGTTTTTTGACCCTCCTTAACAAAATGGGCTTGTTCAACTATGCACCAATTAAAATCAATACTGCCTTTAAAAAAATTTCTATTTTGATAATAACTGCTGCCTAATGAGCCACCAAAATCTAACACATTAATTTTGTTTTTATTTTTATTTTTTAAGGCAACATAAGATAAAGCGGATAAAAGGGGGAAGGAGTAATGAATTTTATCAAAAATAACTGAATCTCTCTCAAAAACTGCTTCGCCATTTTTCACTTTTAATAATGCATTTTTTACCTTAGTAAATATAATGTCAGTATCATAACCAGAGGATTTATCCTTTGCTTCTTTCCATGAGGAAAAATTGCCTGTCCATCCATAAAATAAACCTGTAATCTTTTTTAAAAAAAATGGTGGGATGAAATCCTTTAACATTGAGCTTTTTATTTAATCCTTTTTATAAATGAAAAACTATTCAGCAACTTTAAGCAATTTTGCAGGATTACCCACATATATACCATTTTCCTTTAGCACCGTTTTCTTTGTAACAACTGTTCCCATTCCAATCACACAATTTTCAGGCAGCGTTAATCTTGGGTGAACAATGGCACTTAGAAATACTTTAGAGCCCCTTAAAGCTGTTACATGACCTCCTAAAATCCCATTGCATCTAACTTGTACATTATCATTTACTATGCAATCATGTCCTGCATGTGCATTTTTTAACCACAATGTATCATTATTTATCGTGGTTGGATTAACTGTTCCGCTATCAATGGTAACTTGCTTTGTAAAACGATTGTTGTTTCCAATGATTACGCCTTTTTTTTCCTGATCAAAAAACTTAATGCTTTCACCTACATCTCCTATAATACAGTGGGAACCTATATGATTATTATTTCCCAAAACTACATTTTCTTCCAGTATTGAATATGCGCCAATAAAATTCCCTATCCCCATCTTTACTGAAGGATGAATTAAAGCTGATTGGTGTATTTGGTTTCCAGGAAAAGTCAGTTTTTCGGTTATCATATTCTTAAATCTTCAAATAATTAATTTTACTAATTGTTACAAACATCATCATTATAATTTACTTCTTAAAGCATTATCGATGATTTTTACCCTGTTTTCAATGGTATGGTCTCTTAATGTTCTCTGTTGTCCAGCTTTGGCTATCTTTTGGGCTTCCAGGGGATTATTTAACAACCATTTTACCTTATCTATACATTCTTCAACTGATTTGTAAGTAACAATTTCCTTATCTAAGTCGAATAAATCAGATAAATTTTCTTTCCAATCTGTAACCAGGCAAGTTCCAATTCCGGTAGCTTCAAACAATCTTACATTTCCTGCACATTTTTTTGCTATGTCTCCATGGATATTAAAACAGAGTTTTGAATTAGAAAGCATTTTATACATATCCATTCCAAAAACCGGTGGCCTGATAGCATGAATCAATTTCTTAGAATAATATTTTATTTGAGTATCACCGTGCTTTTTATATTTGTTCAAAACCGGGATACCATCTACCAGGAAGCTGCAATTAATATTGTTCAATAAATTTACTGTTAAATTCATTCCTTGTTTAAGGAGTATCCTGCTGCGCTTTTCTATATTACCATAAATAGTCATATCGATGCCTGAATCAATAATACTTTCGATATATTCGATCCTGGTTTTATGAAGGCCATACCCGGTCAAAAGTGAGCCTGTAAATACAAAATCTGTTTCAGGAAAATTGTTTGCGATTGTCCCTGTTTTGTCAAGAATTGAATGATCAAAAGAATGATATACAAGTTGGGTAGTTACACCCATTTCAGTAAGTTCATTTGCTGTACAAGGAGAACAGGTGAACATGATATCAAAAAAGGAGAATGAATCGGCAATTTCCTGATTATATGGAGCACAAATATGGCCTACAATCAATTTAAGCGAAGGAACTTCATTTCTTAGTTTTTGTATCCACTTTTTATTTAACAATTTAGTTGTATCTATCCATACAACCTGGGGCTGATAGCATTTTATTTGTTCAAATATCAATTCCTGAAAAGAAAAAATTTTACCCCCAGAATGTTCCTTTGCCCATGTTTGTTGAAGTGCTTCGGCATTAGAAACAATATCCATAGCGTCAATTCCTGCTTTTCTTAGATATTTACCATATGAACTAACCATTTCAATAGAATCATTTGTTAGATGATTATACTGTTCATCATAACTTAATTGATCAACATCCGGAAATCTATCATAATAATTCCTTAAATATTCGCCATAATAATCTGTGACTCTAATAAAACGGTAACTCATAATAATTAACCTAATCTAAATAATTTTTCTATTATTTAAAATTGTAAACGATATTAAAATAAATGGTAGAATTCCACCTGTGATAAAGCTTGTAAGTAAAGGCGCACTTAAAAAAATATAAATGTAGCTAAAAAAGACACCAAAATAAGCGGTATGTAAATTAAAGGAATTGAAAAGACTAAAAAGCAAAGAAAAAATCACTGAAAATAATAGTACTCCCAGATACCCAAGATTCATGAAACCATCTGATACTATTCCATTATTGGCATAAGCTTCTGAATCTCCCCAATAAATTTTTGTAATATGAAAACCAATAGGTGTATCATAAGGACTACTTACAAACAAATTAAAGAAACTGCTTTCAGCAAAATAAAAAGGATTTCCATCGAAAAAATCAAAATACCAATGGGTTAATAAAGCAGGAATAAAAAGAAACCTGTTAACGAAAGTTCCACCTAAAAAAGGGCTTTTAAAAACAAAAAGATCAATAAGAGGAAATAGTATAAATAAAATAACTGTAATGGAAAAAAAATTTGAGATTTTGGAAACATAGTCTTTACCGATGTAATAAAAATAAACAACTAATATAGTAGTAAAATAAACTGCCTTGTTTCCTGAAATAACAAAAAGATATAACAATATAATAACAAACAACCCGATAAACAAAGGCTTTTTATTGATCATGAAAAACACCAGGGCAATTGGTATAATTGTTTTTACCTCAAAATGGTATAAATAACTTAAATAGCCTGTTAAATTCTCAGAAAAAGCATCTCTGGTTTCATATATTTCCGACAGAAGTAAAGTATTCAAATTAATGTTTAACTTAAAAGTTGCTATAATTGGAACCAATAAAAGCAGTGATATACAAATTAATATAAATTCTTTATGTTTTAAAGAGGCAGTTACATAGGGCACAGAAAATTTAATATAAGGTGTAATCAAGAAAACAGAAATGAAAAAAACATTTGAAATAAAGGGACCGGGAGCAATATTGCTAAATGAAAAAAGTATTGCATTGGGTATGAAAAAAAAGAAAAGCAATAACAAGTATATGGAATATAAAAATTTGCTTTTTTTAAATAAATTATGGGAAAGTATTAATAATGCAACGAAAACTATTTTAGTAATTAAATACTTGAGCATATTCAGATCAGGAACAAAACCCAAATAAGCAAAATCTGAAGATATGAAAAAATAATAATAAAATTCCAAAACAATGTAAACTGCACACAACAATAGCTTTAGTCTAAAAAAATCTTTTGCAACAAATAATTTAAAAGAGGACATCTATCTAAAATTTTGTTTTAATTTATTTTCATAATTTTTCACAATGAAAAAAATCATCATAATGTTAATTAAATGCATTATTACTTCTATTGCTACATAGATTAATAAAAATTCATAAATCTCTAAGTTTCTAAAAAACAACAAAGAAAGAATAGCGAAAAAATAGGCTGACTGCCAGATACTATTAAGCCGGATTTTTTCAAATGTTAAAAAAACGGATGAAAATGTTGATCCAATAAAATTTAACATGAAACTGAATATTAAAATTTGAGAAAATGAGCCGGAAACTGTATACTTTTCTCCGAATACGAATCCAAAGATTTGTGGTCCTAAAAAAAGAATTACAAGTACCTCAACACAAATCACGGTTAAAAGCAAGTACATAATATTCATTACATCTTTTTTTATACTTAAGGAATTATGTTTTTTTTCTGTGATCTGTTGAAAAAACACCTGTGAAATTGTGGAGGCAATAAAAATAAGCGGGATGGACAAGACCATTCTTGAGAGATCTAAATATCCTACAATTTCTGTGGAATAAATTTTATTGATGAATAAAAAAGGCAGTATAGTGGCAGCACTACTAAGCAAGGTTGGAATTGCATTGAACTTTGGATAATCAATATATTTTTTAAAGACAAACGCTATTTTTTTGGGTGATACAAATCTGAGTTGATATTTATTCCTGAAAATTTGTCTTATTCCTGCAATTATATTTGCAGCGTTTCCTAATAAATCACCAATGAATAATCCGCCAGGAACTTTTAAAAAACCTAAAATTCCTTGAACAGCCCCTTCAACTGCCCGTCTGATTATTTTATTAGTGGTAGAAGCCTTAAATGCTTTTTGACGAATCAGCCAATAATTTATGCTTTGATATATTCCAAATAATGAACAGGCAAAGGGTAAAAAATATAAATAAATGGAATGTTTTTCGGGGAAATTAATGAATTGAGCGATTTCATTTTTAAAAAAAAATATAAAGAAAAATAAGATAGTGCTGAATAAAATATTAAGAATAAAGGTAAGAGAGAGGATATTTCCGGCCTCATTGTTGTTTTTGGGCAATACAATTGTGGCTTCATACCTTAGGGCAGATACAATTGTAATCATACTAAAAATACTTAGATAAACAGACATTGCTCCAAAATCCTCCGGAGTGTAAATCCTTCTTAAAACAGGATGCAATAATAAAGGAATGGCCTGTGCCAGGATAGTGCCACTAACTAAAGTCAATGAATTCTTTGTAAATTCAGATTTTAAAAGAAGTTGCTTCATGACTTAATCCGGTAGCCTTAGACTATTGCCTGTAATAAGTAAAATCAAAATAAACAAAGTACTATTGGATAAATTAAGCTATTAGCTTTTTCGCCTTTTGATATAAATTAAGAAACAGGCTAATTAAAACGCCCAAAAACATTCCTAAAAAACCAAACCCAATGGCCTTCTTAAACATGCCGGTATAAATATCAACTACTTCATAAGGATTACTAGTAATTACGAAGTCTAATTCTTTTGAAAAAGCAAGTTCTTTTTCAATTTTTTGTTTTTGTTCAAATAGTTCTATATAACTCCAGTTCCCAAACTTTCCATTGGTAAGTAATTTAATCAATGAAGCATTTGATTCGTAATAGCCTTTGCCTAAATTTTTCTTATCTATCGCTTCTTCAATTAAATTATCAACAACTTCCAGGAGTTTTTGTTTTTGTGATCGGGCAAAAATTTCACGTCTTTTTACGTATTCATTTATGATCACATAATGTTCAACTCCTTTTATTATACTATCCACAGCCTCTTTATTATTTGCCTCTATTCTGATTTCAATTAAATTTGAAGGTTTAATTTCTGCTTTTATTACCCTTAAATCGTTTAAAATATTCTGAGATAAACCAGGCTCATTAGGAAGAATTTCACTATTTAAAGAACTGGAAATATGCTTTAATTTCAAACCAACGGAATTGATGATTTCCACCATCATATCATTTGGAATTTGATTCGATTGTACAGTATATGTTTTTAAATAATAATACCTGGGCTGTTTAAAATTTTTAATTAAATCATAGGTTCCCAGTAATACCCCAATAAAAAAAAACGCAATTAATAATTTTTTTTTCTTTTTTAAAATGTAAATGGAATCTGCAAATAGTTTTAATAAATCTATTTCATTTTCAGTATTTGTCATAAAAAAAACAATATGTATTATTGGAGTTGAACTTAAATTATTTTCTTCTATTTGGCATAACTAACCGCCCTGGTTTCCCTTATCACAGTAACTTTCACCTGTCCAGGGTAGGTCATTTCAGTTTGTATTTTTTGAGAAATATCAAAAGCAAGTTTTCCTGCTTCAGCATCGGAAACTTTTTCGCTTTCAACTATCACTCTTAATTCTCTACCTGCTTGTATTGCATAGGTTTTCATTACACCAGGGTGTGAGAGTGCAAGGGATTCAAGGTCTTTAAGCCTTTTTATATACGATTCCACAACTTCTCTTCTTGCTCCTGGTCTTGCTCCTGAAATTGCATCACACACCTGAACAATTGGTGAGATCATACTTGTCATCTCAATTTCATCGTGATGGGCACCAATTGCATTACAGATTTCCGGCTTTTCTTTGTATTTTTCTGCCAGTTTCATCCCCAAAATAGCGTGCGGAAGTTCCGGTTCATCATCTGGCACTTTACCAATATCATGCAAAAGTCCGGCTCTTTTTGCAAGCTTAACGTTCAGCCCAAGCTCTGTGGCCATAATGGCGCAAAGGTTTGCAACCTCACGGGAATGCTGTAATAAATTTTGTCCATACGAAGAACGGTATTTCATACGTCCAACCATTCTTATTAATTCCGGATGAAGACCATGAATTCCTAAATCAATGGTTGTTCTTTTACCTGTTTCAATAATTTCCTCTTCTATTTGTTTTTGCACTTTAGCAACTACCTCCTCAATACGGGCAGGGTGAATACGACCATCCGAAACTAATTGATGCAAGGCAAGTCTTGCAACTTCCCTACGAATAGGGTCAAAACAGGAAAGAATGATTGCTTCGGGAGTATCATCAACGATTATTTCCACACCCGTTGCAGCTTCCAGGGCCCTGATATTTCTTCCTTCCCTTCCAATAATCCTACCTTTTATTTCGTCACTTTCGATATTAAAAACAGTAACCGAATTTTCGATGGCATGCTCAGTGGCAACACGTTGAATGGTTTGCAGTACAACTTTTTTCGCCTCTTTGTTAGCAGTTAACTTTGCTTCATCTACAATATCACGAATATAGGACATTGCATCTGTTTTTGCTTCTTCCTTTAGGGCTTCAACCAATTGTGATTTGGCATTTTCAACGGATAGCCCTGAAATACTCTCAAGTTGTTGCACCTGGTTTTTATGGATTCGCTCTGTTTCCTCCTGTTTTTTTCCTACCAGGACAAGCTGATTGTTAAGGTTTTCGCGTATAGCATCAATTTCCTGCTCTTTCTTTCGAAGCTCTTCATTTTTTTGAGCAAGATGGGTTTCTTTTTGTTTTATTTTATTTTCTGAAACAGTTATAACCTGATTCTTCTCATTAATGTGTTTTTCATGATCAGACTTAAGCTGTAGAAACTTTTCTTTAGCCTGCAAAATCTTTTCTTTTTTAATCACCTCAGCCTCTGCTTCGGCTTCCTTAAGAATTTGATTTGATTTTTTTTCATTGGCTTTTCTAATCAGGGTTGAACCTAAAACCACACCTGCAACCAATGAAAATAATGTTGCAAAAATAATTGGTATATATTCCATTTAATTATTAATTTTAAGTGTGCAGAATTGTTTTCTGCAAACATTGTTTATAAAAAAAACCGACATCAACTCTTAGTATGAACTGAAATTAAAAACAAATTTCAGTATCAACTTTACAATGGAGCGGTCCATTGAACAGAATCAAATGCGGGATAATTTTTGTTCCTTTATCAGTGGCTCTTCCACTTAACGGAAACAACAATGTTTTATTAAAGAACGTTAAACATTTTTGAGATAATTGTCAATAAGAGAATCTAATTCTTCCA comes from Bacteroidota bacterium and encodes:
- a CDS encoding FdtA/QdtA family cupin domain-containing protein, with the translated sequence MAFVLNLKTFTDKRGNLTVIERVIPFDIKRIFYIYGVDESIRGGHRHVKTIQAAVCIKGSCTIFNDNNEKKEEFLLDSPDKCLILQPEDWHQMHSFSADAILMVLASEYFEQNDYIYDKYND
- a CDS encoding lipopolysaccharide biosynthesis protein; protein product: MKQLLLKSEFTKNSLTLVSGTILAQAIPLLLHPVLRRIYTPEDFGAMSVYLSIFSMITIVSALRYEATIVLPKNNNEAGNILSLTFILNILFSTILFFFIFFFKNEIAQFINFPEKHSIYLYFLPFACSLFGIYQSINYWLIRQKAFKASTTNKIIRRAVEGAVQGILGFLKVPGGLFIGDLLGNAANIIAGIRQIFRNKYQLRFVSPKKIAFVFKKYIDYPKFNAIPTLLSSAATILPFLFINKIYSTEIVGYLDLSRMVLSIPLIFIASTISQVFFQQITEKKHNSLSIKKDVMNIMYLLLTVICVEVLVILFLGPQIFGFVFGEKYTVSGSFSQILIFSFMLNFIGSTFSSVFLTFEKIRLNSIWQSAYFFAILSLLFFRNLEIYEFLLIYVAIEVIMHLINIMMIFFIVKNYENKLKQNFR
- a CDS encoding DegT/DnrJ/EryC1/StrS family aminotransferase, with translation MIEYESLALLNASFHKEFASSFATVLNSGWYVLGENVKKFEQEFAAYNSISNCIGVASGLDAITLSIAAFNFEPQSEIIVPSNTYIATIISVLQNNMKPVLVEPSIETYNIDPTKIEASITKKTKAIVVVHLYGKSCDMDPIIALCKKYDLKLIEDCAQSHGATYKNKHTGTFGEFGAFSFYPTKNLGALGDAGAIVCNDNKLAGIIRRLRNYGSDKKYYNELVGYNSRLDEVQAAFLSVKLKRLNEINEHKRQLASIYLNELKSDFIKPVVHTDYFDVYHIFCIRHSRRNELKEYLLENNIKTEIHYPVSPNNQVALKNLFAEQKFPISEEIHNTTLSLPISFFHSKEDVQKVVEVMNKF
- a CDS encoding methyltransferase, TIGR04325 family, with translation MLKDFIPPFFLKKITGLFYGWTGNFSSWKEAKDKSSGYDTDIIFTKVKNALLKVKNGEAVFERDSVIFDKIHYSFPLLSALSYVALKNKNKNKINVLDFGGSLGSSYYQNRNFFKGSIDFNWCIVEQAHFVKEGQKTFADDQLHFFYDVENCMASYKIDVLLLSSVLQYLEKPYEFIDYLVSKKIEFIVINRAPLLVKGNDRITIQTVPKNIYQAKYACWILNEQKLLNYFLKYYDLIFDNKSEETININNAEFKTFFFKIKNEV
- a CDS encoding NAD-dependent epimerase/dehydratase family protein, with the translated sequence MKTILITGGCGFVGSNLAINFKRDYPDTRIIAFDNLKRMGSELNISRLREIGVEFMHGDIRNKEDFNEIGEISTLIEAAAEPSVLSGINSTTDYVINTNLLGTINCLNFAVKHKANFIFLSTSRIYPVSSLNEILYENGETRFNILNNQNIPGVSKNGINEKFPINGFRSFYGTSKLSSEQFIQEYAEFYGLKSVINRCGVITGPWQMGKIDQGVVVLWLAKHYWKKELSYIGFGGEGKQLRDIIHVSDLYKLIKIQMNDIDKYNKEIYNVGGGENISVSLRELTSLCEEITGNNIKIKSIAENRIADIPLYITDNSKITSVSGWKPEISAKEILIDVFEWINANETNLKKILN
- the rny gene encoding ribonuclease Y yields the protein MEYIPIIFATLFSLVAGVVLGSTLIRKANEKKSNQILKEAEAEAEVIKKEKILQAKEKFLQLKSDHEKHINEKNQVITVSENKIKQKETHLAQKNEELRKKEQEIDAIRENLNNQLVLVGKKQEETERIHKNQVQQLESISGLSVENAKSQLVEALKEEAKTDAMSYIRDIVDEAKLTANKEAKKVVLQTIQRVATEHAIENSVTVFNIESDEIKGRIIGREGRNIRALEAATGVEIIVDDTPEAIILSCFDPIRREVARLALHQLVSDGRIHPARIEEVVAKVQKQIEEEIIETGKRTTIDLGIHGLHPELIRMVGRMKYRSSYGQNLLQHSREVANLCAIMATELGLNVKLAKRAGLLHDIGKVPDDEPELPHAILGMKLAEKYKEKPEICNAIGAHHDEIEMTSMISPIVQVCDAISGARPGARREVVESYIKRLKDLESLALSHPGVMKTYAIQAGRELRVIVESEKVSDAEAGKLAFDISQKIQTEMTYPGQVKVTVIRETRAVSYAK
- a CDS encoding glycosyltransferase — protein: MSYRFIRVTDYYGEYLRNYYDRFPDVDQLSYDEQYNHLTNDSIEMVSSYGKYLRKAGIDAMDIVSNAEALQQTWAKEHSGGKIFSFQELIFEQIKCYQPQVVWIDTTKLLNKKWIQKLRNEVPSLKLIVGHICAPYNQEIADSFSFFDIMFTCSPCTANELTEMGVTTQLVYHSFDHSILDKTGTIANNFPETDFVFTGSLLTGYGLHKTRIEYIESIIDSGIDMTIYGNIEKRSRILLKQGMNLTVNLLNNINCSFLVDGIPVLNKYKKHGDTQIKYYSKKLIHAIRPPVFGMDMYKMLSNSKLCFNIHGDIAKKCAGNVRLFEATGIGTCLVTDWKENLSDLFDLDKEIVTYKSVEECIDKVKWLLNNPLEAQKIAKAGQQRTLRDHTIENRVKIIDNALRSKL
- a CDS encoding NAD-dependent epimerase/dehydratase family protein, translating into MKIALITGSSGLIGGESVEFFANKFDLIIGIDNNLRSYFFGTESSTEWNKLRLKEKFSNFITHNIDIRDYISLEKIFKEYSNEIKLIIHTAAQPSHDWAAKEPLTDFGVNATGTLNMLELCRINCPDAVFIFTSTNKVYGDTPNYLPLIELDKRWEIAQDHIYFKHGIDENMSIDNTKHSVFGASKVAADIMVQEYGKYFGIKTGVFRGGCLTGPNHSGAQLHGFLSYLMKCAISENHYTIFGYEGKQVRDNIHSYDLVSMFLEFYQNPRAGEVYNAGGGRFSNCSMLEGIELCEKISGNKMKYSYANENRIGDHIWYISDVTKFKEHYPNWNYKFNLETTLIEMFNNMQQRVK
- a CDS encoding oligosaccharide repeat unit polymerase, with translation MITPYIKFSVPYVTASLKHKEFILICISLLLLVPIIATFKLNINLNTLLLSEIYETRDAFSENLTGYLSYLYHFEVKTIIPIALVFFMINKKPLFIGLFVIILLYLFVISGNKAVYFTTILVVYFYYIGKDYVSKISNFFSITVILFILFPLIDLFVFKSPFLGGTFVNRFLFIPALLTHWYFDFFDGNPFYFAESSFFNLFVSSPYDTPIGFHITKIYWGDSEAYANNGIVSDGFMNLGYLGVLLFSVIFSLLFSLFNSFNLHTAYFGVFFSYIYIFLSAPLLTSFITGGILPFILISFTILNNRKII